One window from the genome of Luteithermobacter gelatinilyticus encodes:
- a CDS encoding CpaF family protein: MAMKPAFGRKISPGSKAAFPANRAAHLGGFGKSADIAQKKNHVPTVENKVVSDASIVDKAFDLLQDAVQERLDPAAARQMERNEVTGIIEGLIEELLSRHKLQLNDLERRDLLTVLLNDLLTSESKTEKEKKEEEENVVRKQKEIKVQSNEQKQQASHDSIMAAKDRLQPLLLEYIDASAANEMDRAELAEQVSEAVNELMAQEKINLNLREQRELVNMLLHDMLGLGPLEPLLEDETITEIMVNGPKQVYIEKKGKLTLSDVTFRDEAHLMNICTRIVTAVGRRVDETTPICDARLADGSRVNIIIPPLAIDGASISIRKFAKQKITLDKMIDFGSLSHQMGTVLKIASACRLNILISGGTGSGKTTMLNALSRMIDEGERVVTIEDTAELQLQQPHVVRLETRPPNLEGKGEISMRDLVKNALRMRPDRIILGEVRGAEAFDVLQAMNTGHDGSMCTLHANNPREALTRMENMIGMADLKLPPKAVREQIASAVDLIVQVSRMRDGGRRTCAITEVVGMEGDVITTQDLFVYEFTGEDADGKLLGRFRSTGVRPHFTEKAEYYGLHRALLEAI, translated from the coding sequence ATGGCCATGAAACCAGCGTTTGGACGTAAAATATCTCCGGGTTCCAAGGCAGCCTTCCCTGCCAACCGGGCTGCACATCTGGGCGGCTTTGGCAAAAGTGCGGATATTGCCCAAAAGAAAAACCATGTCCCAACGGTGGAAAACAAGGTCGTTTCCGATGCCAGCATCGTAGATAAAGCTTTTGATCTTCTCCAGGATGCTGTGCAAGAACGCCTTGACCCCGCTGCAGCCCGGCAAATGGAACGCAACGAGGTGACCGGGATTATTGAAGGCCTGATCGAAGAACTTCTGTCCCGTCACAAATTGCAGCTTAATGACCTGGAACGGCGGGATCTGCTGACAGTTCTGCTGAATGATCTTCTGACCTCCGAAAGCAAAACCGAAAAAGAGAAAAAGGAGGAAGAAGAGAATGTCGTTCGCAAACAAAAAGAAATAAAGGTCCAAAGCAACGAGCAAAAACAACAGGCCAGTCATGACAGCATCATGGCCGCCAAGGATCGTCTGCAGCCGTTGTTGCTCGAATATATCGACGCGTCCGCCGCCAATGAAATGGACCGGGCAGAGCTGGCAGAACAGGTCAGTGAGGCCGTCAATGAGCTTATGGCGCAGGAAAAAATCAACCTGAACCTGCGCGAACAGCGCGAACTGGTGAACATGCTGCTCCATGACATGCTGGGGCTCGGACCGCTGGAGCCGCTGCTTGAGGATGAAACCATCACCGAAATCATGGTCAACGGGCCAAAGCAGGTCTATATCGAAAAAAAAGGCAAGCTGACCCTGTCGGATGTGACCTTCCGGGACGAAGCGCATCTGATGAACATTTGTACCCGCATCGTGACGGCGGTGGGCCGGCGGGTGGACGAAACCACACCCATCTGTGACGCGCGTCTGGCCGACGGCAGCCGTGTGAACATCATCATTCCGCCGCTGGCCATTGATGGCGCCTCCATTTCCATCCGGAAATTCGCCAAACAGAAAATTACCCTGGACAAAATGATTGATTTCGGTTCCCTGTCCCATCAGATGGGAACGGTGCTGAAAATCGCCTCTGCCTGCCGTCTGAATATTTTGATCTCAGGGGGAACGGGGTCGGGGAAAACCACCATGCTTAATGCCCTCTCTCGTATGATTGATGAAGGCGAACGGGTGGTCACCATTGAAGATACCGCGGAACTGCAGTTGCAGCAGCCCCACGTGGTGCGCCTTGAGACCCGCCCGCCCAACCTGGAAGGCAAGGGGGAAATCAGCATGCGCGATCTGGTCAAGAACGCCCTCAGGATGCGTCCGGACCGCATTATTCTGGGAGAGGTGCGCGGTGCCGAAGCCTTTGACGTGTTACAGGCCATGAACACCGGCCATGACGGCTCCATGTGTACACTACACGCCAACAACCCGCGGGAAGCGTTGACCCGTATGGAAAACATGATCGGCATGGCCGATTTGAAACTGCCCCCAAAAGCCGTACGTGAACAGATTGCCTCGGCGGTGGACCTGATTGTTCAGGTTTCCCGCATGCGCGACGGCGGCAGACGGACCTGTGCCATCACCGAAGTGGTGGGCATGGAAGGGGATGTGATCACCACCCAGGATCTGTTTGTTTACGAGTTTACCGGAGAGGATGCGGACGGGAAGCTGCTGGGACGGTTCCGTTCTACGGGCGTCCGTCCGCATTTCACGGAAAAAGCCGAATATTATGGCCTGCACCGGGCTTTGTTGGAGGCCATATAA
- a CDS encoding type II secretion system F family protein yields MEQFLPEGISIEDIVTVLSGMSAFLVVLAIWSSGLVKDPMHGRIKALQARRQDLKRGYVAPVKRRATVKSAKHVNLMTQVVSSLNLLKNEQADKYQKKLINAGFRSKDALVIFMFFKLILPLLVGAIAVVMIFGFGMFDLSSNMKFIACIGAVLVASYLPEIYLKNTTDKRNASMQKALPDFLDLLVICAEAGLTLDAALQRVVRELGHSSPELADELGLTAIELGFLPDRKQALTNLAERVTLPSVRAVTATLIQSERYGTPLSQSLKVLSGEFRNERIMKAEEKAARLPATMTVPLILFILPTLFIVLMGPASCKLADNLV; encoded by the coding sequence ATGGAACAGTTTCTTCCAGAAGGCATATCCATAGAAGATATTGTCACAGTTCTGTCAGGCATGTCCGCCTTTCTGGTGGTGCTCGCGATCTGGAGTTCCGGCCTCGTCAAGGATCCCATGCATGGCCGCATCAAGGCCCTTCAGGCCCGGCGTCAGGACCTCAAACGCGGATATGTCGCCCCGGTCAAACGACGGGCAACCGTGAAGTCTGCCAAACATGTGAACCTGATGACACAGGTGGTATCCAGCCTGAATCTGCTGAAGAACGAACAGGCCGACAAATATCAGAAAAAGCTCATTAATGCCGGCTTCCGCTCCAAGGATGCTCTGGTCATTTTCATGTTTTTCAAATTGATTCTGCCGCTGCTGGTGGGGGCTATTGCAGTGGTCATGATTTTCGGCTTCGGGATGTTCGATCTGTCGTCCAATATGAAATTCATCGCCTGCATCGGCGCCGTTCTGGTGGCATCCTATTTGCCGGAAATCTATCTCAAGAATACAACCGACAAACGCAACGCTTCCATGCAAAAGGCGTTGCCCGATTTCCTGGATCTTCTGGTGATCTGCGCCGAAGCGGGTCTGACGCTGGATGCCGCCTTACAACGGGTTGTGCGCGAACTGGGACATTCCAGCCCGGAACTGGCCGACGAACTGGGTCTTACTGCCATCGAGCTGGGTTTCCTGCCGGACCGTAAGCAGGCTCTGACTAATCTCGCTGAACGGGTCACCCTGCCGTCGGTGCGGGCCGTAACCGCCACACTTATTCAGTCTGAACGTTACGGTACGCCATTATCTCAGTCGCTGAAGGTTCTGTCCGGAGAATTCCGCAATGAACGGATCATGAAAGCCGAGGAAAAAGCCGCCCGGTTGCCGGCCACAATGACCGTGCCGCTGATCCTGTTCATTCTGCCCACTCTGTTTATTGTATTGATGGGACCGGCAAGCTGCAAACTTGCCGACAACCTGGTGTAA
- a CDS encoding P-loop NTPase, translating to MSLASLLKKDSANTENLFGAFICDDETTRALVPVVTEKGWNPADIKTGGIESAIRTLSTMNSPQFLIVDLSKSADPLDDLNSLAEVVEPGTIVITLGNVNDIQLYRELLAYGVHDYLIKPVSTEQLRDTLLAAEQALRIPEDTAAKSNQNETEKLVAVVGVRGGVGTSTVATSLAWLLAHEIKRQTALLDMDIYFGTGALAFDLEPGRGLCDALENPSRVDGLFIERAMIKESERLSILAAEAPLNDPTYTDPAALNHLLLELKNNFHYVILDLPKNMVADYPLLLSEAQEIILVSDLSLSATRDTIRFLGFCKSVAPDAAIRVLLNKVASPGLVEVDKKDFEASIERAVDWEIPLDNKLMIQVARSGKNLPQAAKHSKPVKILKEIANTIVGQEEDAKTVPFWKKLPLPKKNEQKKK from the coding sequence ATGAGTCTAGCGAGCTTGTTAAAGAAAGATTCTGCCAATACGGAAAACCTTTTCGGCGCCTTTATCTGCGACGATGAAACCACACGCGCGCTGGTTCCTGTGGTTACGGAAAAGGGCTGGAACCCGGCCGACATCAAAACAGGCGGTATAGAAAGCGCTATTCGGACGCTTTCGACCATGAATTCGCCGCAATTTCTGATCGTCGACCTGTCAAAGTCCGCAGACCCTCTGGACGACCTGAACTCATTGGCAGAGGTGGTCGAACCGGGCACCATCGTCATCACCCTGGGCAATGTCAATGATATCCAGCTTTACCGCGAACTTCTGGCTTATGGGGTTCATGATTATCTGATCAAACCGGTCTCCACGGAACAGCTGCGCGATACCCTGCTGGCGGCAGAACAGGCCCTGCGCATCCCCGAAGATACCGCGGCTAAAAGCAACCAGAACGAAACCGAGAAACTGGTGGCGGTTGTTGGTGTACGCGGCGGTGTCGGCACCAGCACAGTGGCCACCAGTCTGGCCTGGCTTCTGGCCCATGAAATAAAACGGCAAACCGCGCTTCTGGACATGGATATTTATTTCGGCACCGGGGCGCTTGCCTTTGATCTGGAACCGGGGCGCGGCCTCTGTGACGCCTTGGAAAATCCGAGCCGCGTTGATGGTCTGTTCATCGAAAGGGCCATGATCAAGGAAAGCGAACGGCTGTCCATTCTGGCTGCCGAGGCCCCGCTGAATGATCCGACCTATACCGATCCAGCCGCGCTCAATCATCTGTTGCTGGAACTTAAAAACAATTTCCATTATGTCATTCTGGATCTTCCCAAGAATATGGTGGCCGATTATCCGTTGTTGCTGTCCGAGGCCCAGGAAATCATCCTTGTTTCCGATCTTTCCCTGTCCGCCACAAGGGACACCATTCGTTTTCTGGGGTTCTGCAAGTCTGTAGCGCCCGATGCCGCCATCAGGGTCTTGCTGAACAAGGTGGCATCCCCGGGCCTTGTGGAAGTGGATAAAAAGGACTTTGAAGCCTCCATTGAACGGGCGGTGGACTGGGAAATTCCCCTGGATAATAAGCTGATGATCCAGGTGGCCCGGTCCGGCAAGAACCTGCCGCAAGCGGCAAAACACAGCAAACCCGTCAAGATCCTGAAAGAGATTGCCAACACAATTGTCGGGCAGGAAGAGGACGCCAAAACCGTTCCCTTCTGGAAAAAGCTGCCTTTGCCGAAAAAGAATGAACAGAAAAAGAAATAA
- a CDS encoding SCP2 sterol-binding domain-containing protein — protein sequence MSLEDHTNMIREKVAAADGLDQKVKIDLEGEGIIFIDGTSTPPGVSNTDGEADVTLIINEENFEALMDGSLNPQMAFMMGKLKIEGDMALALKLGDLFS from the coding sequence ATGAGTCTCGAAGACCATACCAACATGATCCGCGAAAAAGTTGCTGCCGCCGACGGGCTGGACCAAAAGGTCAAAATTGACCTGGAAGGCGAAGGCATCATCTTTATTGACGGTACCAGCACCCCCCCGGGGGTCAGCAATACGGACGGCGAGGCCGATGTGACCCTGATCATTAATGAAGAAAATTTCGAGGCCCTGATGGACGGGTCCCTCAATCCGCAGATGGCCTTCATGATGGGCAAGTTGAAAATCGAAGGCGACATGGCGCTCGCCCTCAAACTCGGCGACCTGTTTTCCTGA
- a CDS encoding CpaD family pilus assembly protein, with the protein MWSKIKYGLILSLLLVTAGCSSMQSSSSIDMNKRNEVQLVRIPHEIRFAPNSAKLSAEETRQLMSFLDKMKVGYGDELSMDFPLEDKGSLSALDQKRFAYVAEFLKRHGLHLASEITPYGVEPEEGAARLLLSRYVVTPPQCGDWSEPSSPNYNNTPLRNFGCSTQANLGLMVANPRDLITGNAQTKPNTETAAKAVNAYNSGGKK; encoded by the coding sequence ATGTGGAGTAAGATAAAATACGGACTGATCCTGTCTCTGCTTTTGGTCACGGCAGGCTGCAGCAGTATGCAGAGCAGCAGCAGCATCGACATGAACAAGCGCAACGAAGTGCAATTGGTCCGCATTCCCCATGAGATCAGATTTGCACCTAATAGTGCCAAGCTCTCTGCTGAGGAAACCCGACAGCTTATGAGCTTTCTTGACAAAATGAAAGTGGGCTACGGGGATGAACTGAGTATGGATTTCCCGCTGGAGGATAAGGGCAGCCTTTCCGCACTCGATCAAAAACGTTTCGCATATGTGGCGGAATTTCTGAAACGGCACGGCCTTCATCTGGCCAGTGAGATTACACCTTACGGGGTGGAACCCGAAGAGGGGGCAGCCCGCCTTCTCCTCTCCCGTTATGTGGTTACACCGCCCCAATGCGGAGACTGGTCCGAACCCTCCTCACCCAATTACAACAACACGCCATTGCGCAATTTCGGCTGCAGCACCCAGGCCAATCTGGGCCTTATGGTTGCCAACCCAAGGGATCTGATCACCGGCAATGCCCAGACAAAACCGAACACGGAAACTGCTGCAAAAGCCGTCAACGCTTATAACAGCGGCGGCAAGAAATAG
- a CDS encoding TadE/TadG family type IV pilus assembly protein — protein sequence MKGHKTVIRSWFRRPIRRSLWRHERGSALIEAAFVLPIVTVLTIGTFEIGAVMLSNTLIEGAIADAARMGMTGYTSSGMTREEYITQLLKDQTFGMIDLDNLTITNKVYDSFSDIAEPEPYTDVDQDGSYTNGVDSYTDLNCNNTWDADVGEDGVGGPGAVVVYTATYDASFITGFFAKTLADKDGKIRLVSSTAVKNEPYGTASSSCTPEIKV from the coding sequence ATGAAGGGACACAAAACAGTAATAAGAAGCTGGTTTCGGCGACCAATCCGCCGCTCCCTATGGCGTCATGAACGGGGATCAGCGCTAATCGAGGCCGCCTTTGTTTTGCCGATTGTGACCGTGCTGACCATCGGAACCTTTGAAATCGGCGCCGTCATGTTAAGCAACACCCTGATCGAAGGCGCTATTGCGGACGCCGCCCGCATGGGTATGACCGGTTATACCAGTTCCGGCATGACCCGCGAGGAATACATCACTCAGTTACTGAAAGATCAGACCTTCGGCATGATTGATCTGGACAACCTGACCATCACCAACAAGGTCTATGACAGCTTCAGCGACATCGCGGAACCCGAACCTTATACGGATGTGGACCAGGATGGGTCCTATACCAACGGCGTGGACAGCTATACGGATCTCAATTGCAATAACACATGGGATGCGGATGTGGGGGAAGACGGCGTTGGGGGACCAGGCGCAGTCGTGGTCTATACCGCAACCTATGACGCAAGCTTTATCACGGGCTTTTTCGCCAAGACGCTGGCGGACAAGGACGGCAAGATCCGCCTGGTGAGCAGCACGGCGGTCAAAAACGAACCCTACGGGACGGCCAGTTCGAGCTGCACTCCGGAAATCAAGGTGTAA
- a CDS encoding DUF2849 domain-containing protein: MSESKQIITANNLRNGRIVYFAREADTRWPEDITQATVFDADQIETALTEARKDEQNNLVVGVYAVALDSGKLPESAREKIRAKGPSIKYGHDVA; encoded by the coding sequence ATGAGCGAGAGCAAACAGATTATAACCGCCAACAACCTGCGCAACGGACGGATCGTCTATTTTGCCCGGGAAGCAGACACGCGTTGGCCCGAAGACATCACCCAGGCCACCGTTTTTGACGCGGATCAGATAGAGACCGCCCTGACCGAAGCCCGGAAGGACGAACAGAACAATCTGGTGGTGGGGGTTTATGCCGTCGCCCTTGACTCTGGCAAACTGCCCGAGTCCGCCCGCGAAAAAATTCGCGCCAAGGGGCCTTCCATTAAATATGGTCATGACGTAGCATAG
- a CDS encoding type II secretion system F family protein: MAVANPTIVMIGIFFGVFLVLASIALAVGLLGNQKKVLSARLSKVKARHLKGAGGPQPEKKSLFIKQEKSFFDQFVPRPQELRRRLKKTGYNIDFTKYLGASFILMVVFALIAHFPGGLSLVPSLMLGLLGGLALPHMVVSALIKKRLEKFTTQFPEAIDLIVRGLKAGLPVTESIGAVSREMQDPIAVEFRRIIDDVRLGKTLDEALWKAAERLDTPEFKFFVISLAVQQETGGNLTETLGNLSGILRSRSQLKLKVKAMSSEGKASAYIIGSLPFIMCGVLLMLNYDYMSILFTDPRGQVAALGGLVWMGIGLFIISKLINFEV; this comes from the coding sequence ATGGCTGTTGCGAACCCGACTATTGTCATGATCGGAATTTTTTTCGGGGTCTTTCTGGTCCTGGCTTCCATCGCGCTTGCCGTAGGACTTCTGGGTAATCAGAAAAAGGTTCTCAGCGCCAGACTTTCAAAAGTCAAGGCCCGACACCTTAAGGGGGCTGGTGGTCCTCAACCCGAAAAAAAATCCCTGTTCATCAAACAGGAAAAATCTTTTTTTGACCAGTTTGTTCCCCGCCCCCAAGAGCTGCGCAGACGCCTGAAAAAAACGGGGTACAATATTGACTTTACAAAATATCTGGGCGCCAGTTTCATACTGATGGTGGTGTTTGCCCTGATCGCCCATTTCCCGGGGGGACTGAGTCTGGTGCCGTCTCTCATGCTGGGCTTACTGGGGGGGCTGGCGTTGCCGCATATGGTGGTCTCCGCCCTGATTAAAAAACGCCTGGAGAAGTTTACAACCCAGTTTCCCGAGGCCATTGACCTGATTGTGCGCGGCCTCAAGGCCGGCCTGCCGGTCACCGAGTCCATCGGCGCCGTCAGCCGGGAAATGCAGGACCCGATTGCCGTAGAGTTTCGCCGGATTATTGATGATGTCCGTTTGGGAAAAACCCTGGATGAAGCCCTGTGGAAAGCCGCGGAACGTCTGGACACGCCGGAGTTTAAATTCTTTGTCATCAGCCTGGCCGTGCAGCAGGAAACCGGGGGCAACCTGACCGAAACCTTGGGCAATCTGTCGGGTATTCTGCGCAGCCGCAGTCAACTTAAATTGAAAGTCAAGGCCATGTCATCCGAAGGTAAGGCCAGCGCCTATATCATTGGCTCCCTGCCCTTTATCATGTGTGGTGTGTTGCTGATGCTGAATTATGACTATATGTCGATCCTGTTTACGGACCCGCGCGGGCAGGTCGCAGCGCTGGGTGGGCTTGTGTGGATGGGTATTGGCCTGTTTATCATTTCAAAACTGATTAACTTTGAGGTCTAG
- a CDS encoding TadE/TadG family type IV pilus assembly protein — MKIVTTLARLLTRLFRREDGVILIEFAYTVPIILMLLIGGFETFRILMMERKTNQTINSVANLIAQNQLLSSAMITDTFNAVDNIMAPFQVENNGRVIVSKIRGTADKPIIANQCLSNTGTTFSSKLGSEGNDADVSALPGNFTLEEGDIIVVAEIFFTYTPFFLDTSFLFDGGVFTQRNIYHVAVHSPRFSDVTFTEGCP, encoded by the coding sequence ATGAAAATCGTCACGACCCTTGCACGCCTGCTGACACGGCTTTTCCGGCGTGAAGACGGCGTCATTCTGATTGAGTTTGCCTATACAGTGCCCATCATCCTGATGTTGCTGATTGGCGGCTTTGAAACCTTTCGAATCCTGATGATGGAACGAAAAACCAATCAGACCATCAATTCTGTCGCCAACCTGATCGCTCAGAACCAGTTGTTGAGCAGCGCGATGATCACCGACACATTCAACGCGGTTGATAATATCATGGCACCGTTTCAGGTCGAAAATAACGGGCGGGTTATTGTCTCCAAAATTCGGGGCACCGCCGATAAGCCGATCATCGCCAACCAGTGCCTCTCCAACACCGGCACCACCTTCAGCAGCAAACTTGGCAGCGAAGGCAATGACGCGGATGTTTCTGCCCTGCCCGGGAATTTTACCCTGGAAGAAGGGGACATCATCGTGGTGGCGGAAATATTCTTTACCTATACCCCGTTTTTTCTGGACACCAGTTTCCTGTTTGACGGAGGGGTCTTCACACAACGCAATATTTATCATGTGGCGGTTCACAGTCCCCGTTTCAGCGACGTCACTTTCACAGAAGGCTGTCCCTAG
- a CDS encoding PAS domain-containing sensor histidine kinase, whose protein sequence is MASRADLLDHKRYDRNFGLFDSVFHEVRDAILIISTPTDTPHPIIEDVNHQFELITGYSLDTIKNTNLFDYFDDRLLESRRNSISDALRQGQAAIFFCNWKCRSGDLLDVDMTLRPFHGDADRPRFLCVLRESRSEKNFRDEAARDIKKKLLAAMHHNFRTPLNGILGYSEIIMTEMLGPVGKDAYRDYAKDIHEAGQNLLMLIDNLLDLKELETTEFELREETFSLTSLLQSCLDGMAEDARKAGVSLVCAIDVSLPHFFGDLERLSKVIYSLLENALKFTAPGGRITLGAEMEADGSCLITCTDNGSGMTAQQVAKAFSHDSHLADIYSNPTTGIGFGLAYVKKLIERHDGTVSIASTTGEGTTVYLHLPASRISSPS, encoded by the coding sequence ATGGCCTCCAGAGCGGATCTGTTGGATCACAAACGGTATGACCGCAATTTTGGTCTGTTTGACTCCGTTTTTCATGAAGTGCGCGACGCCATTCTGATTATTTCCACGCCCACCGATACGCCCCACCCGATCATCGAAGATGTTAATCACCAGTTTGAACTGATCACCGGATATTCCCTGGATACCATTAAAAACACTAATCTGTTTGACTATTTTGATGACCGGCTTCTGGAAAGCCGGCGGAATTCCATTTCCGATGCGCTGCGCCAGGGACAAGCGGCAATTTTCTTCTGCAACTGGAAATGCCGCAGCGGCGATCTTCTGGATGTTGACATGACCCTGCGTCCCTTTCACGGAGATGCGGACCGGCCGCGTTTTCTTTGTGTACTCAGGGAATCCAGATCGGAAAAAAACTTTCGTGACGAAGCCGCCCGGGACATCAAGAAAAAACTCCTGGCCGCTATGCATCATAATTTCAGAACTCCCCTTAATGGCATTCTGGGGTATTCCGAGATTATCATGACGGAAATGCTGGGTCCGGTGGGCAAAGACGCCTATCGGGATTATGCCAAGGATATTCATGAAGCCGGCCAGAACCTCCTGATGCTGATTGACAATCTGCTTGACCTGAAGGAACTGGAGACCACGGAATTTGAGCTGCGCGAAGAAACATTCTCTTTAACAAGCCTGCTTCAGTCCTGCCTGGACGGTATGGCCGAAGACGCCCGCAAGGCCGGGGTTTCCCTGGTTTGTGCGATTGATGTTTCTCTGCCGCACTTTTTCGGAGACCTGGAAAGACTGAGCAAGGTCATTTACAGTCTGCTGGAAAACGCACTGAAATTCACGGCCCCCGGGGGCAGGATTACTTTGGGGGCGGAAATGGAAGCCGATGGCTCCTGTCTGATCACCTGCACCGATAACGGTAGCGGCATGACAGCACAACAGGTCGCCAAGGCCTTCAGCCATGATTCCCACCTTGCGGATATCTACAGCAACCCTACCACCGGGATCGGATTCGGACTGGCCTATGTCAAGAAACTGATCGAACGGCATGACGGCACCGTTTCCATTGCCAGCACAACCGGAGAAGGCACCACCGTCTATCTGCATCTGCCGGCCAGCCGGATCTCGTCCCCTTCCTGA
- a CDS encoding hydroxyacylglutathione hydrolase: MIVKQLYADNPIRNFHYLIACPETREALVIDPLDVDRCLNAAQKLGVKIAQILNTHEHWDHIGGNEEMIEKTGARVLAHHGAEDKIAHLDQGLKAGDTVQVGNSVSLKVLDTPGHTMSHVCLLSNSNHPALFCGDTLFNAGAGNCKNGGHPHDLYETFSGQLAALPENTLVYPGHDYMVNNLHFTLDREPDNETAKAYLARLENQDPHNAYVTTLGEEKRINTFFRLQNPVVIEKLREKFPHLSRNPGPKEVFLALRELRNSW; the protein is encoded by the coding sequence GTGATCGTCAAACAGCTTTATGCCGACAACCCCATTCGGAATTTTCATTACCTGATTGCCTGTCCTGAAACCCGGGAAGCCCTGGTCATCGACCCGCTTGATGTGGACCGTTGCCTGAATGCGGCCCAAAAGCTGGGGGTGAAAATTGCCCAGATCCTCAACACCCATGAACATTGGGACCATATCGGCGGCAATGAGGAAATGATCGAAAAAACCGGTGCGCGGGTGCTGGCCCACCACGGCGCCGAGGACAAAATCGCCCATCTGGATCAGGGGCTCAAGGCCGGAGATACGGTGCAGGTCGGCAACAGCGTTAGCCTCAAGGTGCTGGACACACCCGGCCATACCATGAGCCATGTCTGCCTATTGTCCAATTCAAATCATCCGGCCCTGTTCTGTGGAGATACGCTGTTCAATGCCGGCGCCGGGAACTGTAAAAACGGTGGGCATCCTCATGACCTTTACGAAACTTTCAGCGGACAACTGGCCGCGCTGCCCGAAAACACCCTGGTTTATCCCGGTCATGACTATATGGTGAACAATCTGCATTTTACGTTGGACCGGGAGCCCGATAATGAAACCGCCAAGGCGTATCTGGCGCGACTGGAAAATCAGGACCCGCACAATGCCTATGTCACCACGCTGGGCGAGGAAAAACGGATCAACACCTTTTTCCGTCTGCAAAATCCGGTGGTTATTGAAAAACTACGGGAAAAGTTTCCACATCTGTCCCGCAACCCTGGCCCGAAAGAGGTCTTTCTTGCGCTTCGAGAATTGCGGAATAGCTGGTGA